Genomic segment of Niallia taxi:
CTCTCTAAATTATTTAGCGGATTCTCTACATGAATGGTTATCCCTTTTAAGGAAACTTTATTGGAAGCTTCTGCAAGATCATCCTGCAGCTCACTGTATAAATCATCCCATATGGAAATAATAATCTGCTTTTCAGCTTTTTTAATTAATGTTTTACAATAGCTAATTATTGTTTGATAGTCCTTTAATGTAATTACCCGATTATCTGGTTCATTAGCAGATGTTTCAAGCTCCCTCAATGAGTCGTTTAAAACATCATAGGTATTTTCCCATTCTGATTGTGCTTTTTGAAGAAAAATTTCAACAGGGAGGGGGGAATAACGAGCAGCATCATTTATTTCCTCTTTTAAGACAATCCCTTTTTCGACAAGCGTATTTAAAACATCATAAATTCTAGCTCTTGGAATGCCTGAAGCCTTGCTGACTTGATAAGCAGTAGCTGGTCCTAATTTTACAAGCGCAACATATGATTTAGCCTCGTATTCATTAAAGCCTAGTTTTTTGAGCTGTTGTACAATATCGCTCACAATTTTTATCCTCCAATTATTCCTGTACTATAGTTTAACGATACAATAACTATTTACATTTATCAAATGATTAGTTACTATTTTGATAGTGACTAGTGAAGGAAGTGTTCAATCTTGTTTGATATAGACCTATCATTATTAATAATTTTAATTATTTTTGGATTTTTAGCCGCATTTATTGATTCGGTAGTAGGTGGCGGTGGACTGATTGCTTTGCCTGCATTATTATTTACAGGATTGAATCCAGCTGCTGCAGTTGCTACAAATAAATTAGCTTCTACAATTGGCTCGTTAACTAGTACATATATGTTCTATCGTTCTGGGAAACTTGACATAAAATCAGTATATAAATTATTTCCGCTTACCTTTATTGGTTCCATGCTGGGAGCTTGGTGTGTTCACTTAATGGATCCCGAAATGCTGAAACCATTGAT
This window contains:
- a CDS encoding TrmB family transcriptional regulator, with translation MSDIVQQLKKLGFNEYEAKSYVALVKLGPATAYQVSKASGIPRARIYDVLNTLVEKGIVLKEEINDAARYSPLPVEIFLQKAQSEWENTYDVLNDSLRELETSANEPDNRVITLKDYQTIISYCKTLIKKAEKQIIISIWDDLYSELQDDLAEASNKVSLKGITIHVENPLNNLESHRITPFTETSSTEHWFIISIDSKEMLYGPSFEERSIAFYTDDPVHIYLLEDYVWHDVLVNRLVRRSSDDLEKWITNERKAFFTKK